One segment of Bacteroides caecimuris DNA contains the following:
- the secE gene encoding preprotein translocase subunit SecE, protein MKKVIAYIKESYDELVHKVSWPTYSELANSAVVVLYASLLIALVVWGMDVCFQNFMEKIVYPH, encoded by the coding sequence ATGAAAAAGGTAATAGCTTATATTAAAGAATCTTACGACGAACTTGTACATAAAGTATCGTGGCCTACGTATTCTGAACTTGCTAACAGTGCAGTAGTTGTTTTATATGCTTCCCTGCTTATTGCATTGGTAGTATGGGGTATGGATGTCTGTTTCCAAAACTTCATGGAAAAAATCGTTTATCCACATTAA
- the rplA gene encoding 50S ribosomal protein L1: MGKLTKNQKLAAEKIEAGKAYSLKEAASLVKEITFTKFDASLDIDVRLGVDPRKANQMVRGVVSLPHGTGKEVRVLVLCTPDAEAAAKEAGADYVGLDEYIEKIKGGWTDIDVIITMPSIMGKIGALGRVLGPRGLMPNPKSGTVTMDVAKAVKEVKQGKIDFKVDKSGIVHTSIGKVSFSPDQIRDNAKEFISTLNKLKPTAAKGTYIKSIYLSSTMSAGIKIDPKSVDEI; encoded by the coding sequence ATGGGTAAACTGACAAAAAATCAAAAGTTAGCTGCAGAAAAGATTGAAGCAGGGAAAGCATACTCACTGAAAGAAGCTGCATCTTTGGTAAAAGAAATCACTTTTACTAAGTTTGATGCTTCACTGGATATTGATGTACGTTTAGGTGTTGATCCACGTAAAGCTAACCAGATGGTGAGAGGTGTTGTTTCACTTCCTCATGGTACTGGTAAAGAAGTACGTGTGTTGGTGCTTTGTACACCGGATGCTGAAGCTGCTGCAAAAGAAGCTGGTGCTGACTACGTTGGTCTTGACGAATATATTGAAAAGATCAAAGGTGGATGGACTGATATTGATGTAATCATCACTATGCCATCTATCATGGGTAAAATTGGTGCACTCGGTCGTGTTCTTGGTCCTCGTGGATTGATGCCGAACCCTAAGAGTGGTACTGTAACTATGGATGTTGCTAAGGCTGTAAAAGAAGTAAAACAAGGTAAAATTGACTTTAAAGTTGATAAGAGCGGTATCGTTCACACTTCTATCGGTAAGGTATCATTCAGTCCTGATCAGATTCGCGACAATGCGAAAGAGTTCATCTCTACTCTGAACAAACTGAAACCGACCGCAGCAAAGGGTACATATATTAAGAGTATTTATCTTTCTAGTACAATGAGTGCGGGTATTAAAATCGACCCGAAATCAGTGGATGAAATCTAA
- the rpoB gene encoding DNA-directed RNA polymerase subunit beta → MSSNTVNQRVNFASTKNPLEYPDFLEVQLKSFQDFLQLDTPPEKRKNEGLYKVFAENFPIADTRNNFVLEFLDYYIDPPRYTIDDCIERGLTYSVPLKAKLKLYCTDPDHEDFDTVIQDVFLGPIPYMTDKATFVINGAERVVVSQLHRSPGVFFGQSVHANGTKLYSARIIPFKGSWIEFATDINNVMYAYIDRKKKLPVTTLLRAIGFENDKDILEIFNLAEDVKVNKTNLKKVLGRKLAARVLKTWIEDFVDEDTGEVVSIERNEVIIDRETVLEEEHIDEILESGVQNILLHKDEPNQSDFSIIYNTLQKDPSNSEKEAVLYIYRQLRNADPADDASAREVINNLFFSEKRYDLGDVGRYRINKKLNLTTDMDVRVLTKEDIIEIIKYLIELINSKADVDDIDHLSNRRVRTVGEQLSNQFAVGLARMSRTIRERMNVRDNEVFTPIDLINAKTISSVINSFFGTNALSQFMDQTNPLAEITHKRRMSALGPGGLSRERAGFEVRDVHYTHYGRLCPIETPEGPNIGLISSLCVFAKINELGFIETPYRKVENGKVDLSDNGLIYLTAEEEEEKIIAQGNAPLNDDGTFVLNRVKSRQDADFPVVEPSEVDLMDVAPQQIASIAASLIPFLEHDDANRALMGSNMMRQAVPLLRSEAPIVGTGIERQLVRDSRTQITAEGDGVVDYVDATTIRILYDRTEDEEFVSFEPALKEYRIPKFRKTNQNMTIDLRPICDKGQRVKKGDILTEGYSTEKGELALGKNLLVAYMPWKGYNYEDAIVLNERVVREDLLTSVHVEEYSLEVRETKRGMEELTSDIPNVSEEATKDLDENGIVRIGARIEPGDIMIGKITPKGESDPSPEEKLLRAIFGDKAGDVKDASLKASPSLKGVVIDKKLFSRVIKNRSSKLADKALLPKIDDEFESKVADLKRILVKKLMTLTEGKVSQGVKDYLGAEVIAKGSKFSASDFDSLDFTSIQLSNWTSDDHINGMIRDLVMNFIKKYKELDAELKRKKFAITIGDELPAGIIQMAKVYIAKKRKIGVGDKMAGRHGNKGIVSRVVRQEDMPFLADGTPVDIVLNPLGVPSRMNIGQIFEAVLGRAGKTLGVKFATPIFDGATMEDLDHWTDKAGLPRYCKTYLCDGGTGEQFDQAATVGVTYMLKLGHMVEDKMHARSIGPYSLITQQPLGGKAQFGGQRFGEMEVWALEGFGAAHILQEILTIKSDDVVGRSKAYEAIVKGEPMPQPGIPESLNVLLHELRGLGLSINLE, encoded by the coding sequence ATGTCTTCAAATACTGTAAATCAAAGAGTTAATTTTGCTTCGACTAAGAATCCGCTAGAATACCCGGATTTCCTGGAAGTACAATTGAAGTCATTCCAAGACTTTCTACAATTAGATACCCCACCTGAAAAGCGTAAGAATGAGGGATTGTATAAAGTATTTGCTGAAAACTTCCCTATTGCCGATACAAGAAACAATTTTGTTCTTGAGTTTCTGGACTATTATATTGATCCGCCGCGCTATACTATTGATGATTGTATAGAGCGTGGGCTCACTTATAGCGTTCCCTTAAAAGCGAAACTTAAGCTTTACTGTACGGACCCCGATCATGAGGATTTTGATACAGTGATTCAGGACGTATTCCTCGGCCCTATTCCTTACATGACTGATAAGGCTACTTTCGTCATTAATGGTGCCGAACGCGTAGTTGTGTCACAGCTTCACCGTTCTCCGGGTGTGTTCTTCGGTCAGAGTGTACATGCCAATGGTACGAAACTTTATTCGGCTCGTATTATTCCGTTTAAAGGTTCGTGGATTGAGTTTGCTACTGACATCAATAATGTGATGTACGCATACATCGACCGTAAGAAGAAATTGCCGGTAACTACATTGTTACGTGCAATTGGCTTCGAGAATGACAAAGATATTCTTGAGATTTTCAACCTTGCAGAGGATGTGAAGGTAAACAAGACAAATCTGAAGAAGGTGTTAGGCCGTAAATTGGCAGCACGTGTCTTGAAAACATGGATTGAAGATTTCGTTGATGAAGATACCGGTGAAGTGGTTTCTATTGAACGTAACGAAGTTATTATCGACCGTGAAACCGTACTGGAAGAGGAGCATATTGATGAAATTTTGGAGTCGGGAGTTCAGAATATCCTTTTGCATAAGGATGAACCGAATCAGTCCGATTTCTCTATCATATATAATACGTTGCAGAAGGACCCGAGTAACTCGGAAAAAGAAGCTGTGTTGTATATCTACCGTCAGTTGCGTAATGCTGATCCGGCTGATGACGCGAGTGCAAGGGAGGTTATCAACAACTTGTTCTTCTCAGAAAAACGATATGACCTTGGTGATGTAGGTCGATACAGAATCAATAAGAAGTTGAATCTGACGACTGATATGGACGTGCGTGTCCTCACGAAGGAAGATATTATTGAAATCATCAAATATCTGATTGAGTTGATTAACTCAAAAGCGGATGTAGATGATATTGACCACTTGAGTAACCGTCGTGTACGTACTGTTGGTGAACAGCTTTCTAATCAGTTTGCTGTGGGGCTGGCTCGTATGTCTCGTACGATTCGTGAACGTATGAACGTTCGTGACAATGAAGTGTTTACTCCGATTGATTTGATTAATGCGAAGACTATTTCTTCAGTAATCAACTCATTCTTCGGAACGAATGCGTTGTCGCAGTTCATGGATCAGACAAACCCACTGGCTGAAATTACGCACAAACGTCGTATGTCTGCTCTTGGTCCTGGTGGTCTTTCCCGTGAACGTGCCGGATTTGAGGTTCGTGACGTTCACTACACACACTATGGTCGTCTTTGTCCGATTGAGACTCCTGAAGGTCCGAATATCGGTTTGATTTCTTCATTGTGTGTATTTGCTAAGATTAATGAACTAGGATTCATTGAAACTCCCTACCGTAAGGTAGAAAATGGAAAAGTGGATCTTTCTGATAACGGTCTGATTTATTTGACTGCTGAAGAAGAGGAAGAAAAGATTATTGCGCAGGGAAATGCTCCGTTGAATGACGATGGTACCTTTGTTCTTAACAGAGTCAAGTCTCGTCAGGATGCAGATTTTCCGGTTGTAGAACCATCTGAAGTTGATTTGATGGATGTTGCTCCTCAGCAAATTGCATCTATTGCAGCTTCTTTGATTCCATTCTTGGAACATGATGATGCTAACCGTGCATTGATGGGATCGAATATGATGCGCCAGGCAGTTCCTTTGTTGAGAAGTGAAGCACCGATTGTTGGTACAGGTATCGAACGTCAGTTGGTAAGAGACTCTCGTACGCAAATTACTGCAGAAGGTGACGGTGTAGTTGATTATGTGGATGCTACTACTATCCGTATTTTGTATGACCGTACGGAAGACGAAGAATTTGTAAGTTTCGAACCTGCTTTGAAGGAATATAGAATACCTAAGTTCCGTAAGACCAACCAGAACATGACAATTGACTTGCGTCCGATTTGCGATAAGGGTCAGCGCGTGAAGAAAGGTGATATCTTGACTGAAGGTTATTCTACCGAAAAAGGTGAATTGGCATTGGGTAAGAACCTGTTGGTGGCTTACATGCCTTGGAAGGGTTACAACTATGAGGATGCCATCGTATTGAACGAACGTGTGGTACGTGAAGACTTGTTGACTTCGGTTCACGTAGAGGAATATTCTCTGGAAGTTCGTGAAACAAAGCGTGGTATGGAAGAGTTGACTTCTGATATCCCGAATGTAAGTGAAGAAGCTACCAAAGACTTGGATGAAAACGGTATCGTAAGAATCGGTGCTCGTATCGAACCGGGTGATATCATGATTGGTAAGATTACGCCAAAGGGTGAATCTGATCCTTCTCCGGAAGAAAAATTGCTTCGTGCTATCTTCGGTGATAAGGCAGGTGACGTGAAAGATGCTTCTTTGAAAGCTTCTCCTTCTTTGAAAGGTGTTGTGATTGATAAGAAACTTTTCTCACGTGTGATTAAGAATCGTAGCTCTAAACTGGCTGATAAAGCATTGTTGCCTAAGATTGATGACGAATTTGAATCTAAGGTAGCTGACTTGAAACGTATCTTGGTTAAGAAACTGATGACTTTGACTGAAGGTAAGGTTTCTCAAGGTGTGAAAGACTATTTGGGTGCAGAAGTTATTGCGAAAGGTTCTAAGTTCAGTGCTTCTGATTTTGATTCACTAGACTTTACTTCTATTCAGTTGAGTAACTGGACGAGTGACGATCATATTAATGGTATGATTCGTGATCTGGTGATGAATTTCATTAAGAAATACAAAGAGCTGGATGCTGAATTGAAACGTAAGAAGTTTGCTATTACGATTGGTGATGAACTTCCTGCTGGTATTATCCAGATGGCAAAAGTATATATTGCTAAGAAACGTAAGATTGGTGTGGGTGATAAGATGGCCGGTCGTCACGGTAACAAGGGTATTGTATCCCGTGTTGTTCGTCAGGAGGATATGCCATTCTTGGCCGATGGTACTCCGGTTGACATCGTATTGAATCCGTTGGGTGTGCCTTCTCGTATGAACATTGGTCAGATTTTTGAAGCTGTACTTGGACGTGCCGGAAAGACTTTGGGTGTGAAATTTGCGACTCCTATTTTCGACGGTGCTACCATGGAAGATCTGGATCACTGGACAGACAAGGCAGGATTGCCTCGTTACTGTAAAACTTATCTTTGCGATGGTGGTACAGGTGAACAATTTGACCAGGCAGCTACTGTGGGGGTAACTTATATGTTGAAGTTAGGCCACATGGTTGAAGACAAGATGCATGCTCGTTCTATCGGTCCGTACTCATTGATTACTCAGCAACCTCTTGGTGGTAAAGCTCAGTTCGGTGGTCAGCGTTTCGGAGAAATGGAGGTTTGGGCACTCGAAGGTTTTGGAGCAGCTCATATCCTGCAGGAAATCCTGACTATCAAATCCGATGACGTAGTAGGACGTTCGAAGGCTTATGAAGCAATTGTGAAAGGTGAACCGATGCCACAACCAGGTATTCCGGAATCCTTGAACGTATTGTTACACGAGTTGAGAGGTTTAGGTTTGAGTATCAACCTAGAATAA
- the nusG gene encoding transcription termination/antitermination protein NusG — MAEIEKKWYVLRAISGKEAKVKEYLEADLKNSDLGEYVSQVLIPTEKVYQVRNGKKIVKERSYLPGYVLVEAALVGEVAHHLRNTPNVIGFLGGSEKPVPLRQSEVNRILGTVDELQETGEELNIPYVVGETVKVTFGPFSGFSGIIEEVNSEKKKLKVMVKIFGRKTPLELGFMQVEKE, encoded by the coding sequence ATGGCTGAGATTGAAAAGAAATGGTACGTTCTGCGTGCTATTAGCGGTAAAGAAGCTAAGGTGAAGGAATATCTTGAAGCTGATCTTAAAAACAGCGACCTTGGTGAATATGTGTCTCAGGTATTGATTCCTACTGAAAAAGTTTACCAGGTTCGCAATGGTAAAAAAATTGTGAAGGAAAGAAGTTATCTTCCTGGTTACGTTTTAGTGGAGGCTGCTTTGGTTGGTGAGGTCGCTCATCACCTGCGTAATACTCCGAATGTGATAGGCTTTTTAGGCGGCTCCGAAAAACCGGTGCCTCTCAGACAATCAGAAGTGAATCGTATACTTGGTACAGTGGACGAACTGCAGGAAACGGGTGAAGAACTCAATATTCCGTACGTAGTGGGAGAAACTGTAAAAGTTACTTTTGGACCTTTCAGCGGATTCAGTGGTATCATTGAAGAAGTGAATAGTGAAAAAAAGAAACTAAAGGTCATGGTGAAGATATTCGGGCGCAAAACGCCGCTTGAATTGGGCTTTATGCAAGTGGAAAAGGAATAA
- the rplL gene encoding 50S ribosomal protein L7/L12 produces MADLKAFAEQLVNLTVKEVNELATILKEEYGIEPAAAAVAVAAGPAAGAAAAEEKTSFDVVLKSAGAAKLQVVKAVKEACGLGLKEAKDLVDGAPSTVKEGLAKDEAESLKKTLEEAGAEVELK; encoded by the coding sequence ATGGCAGATTTGAAAGCTTTTGCAGAACAATTAGTTAACTTGACAGTAAAAGAAGTTAATGAACTTGCAACTATCCTTAAAGAAGAATACGGTATTGAACCTGCTGCTGCAGCTGTAGCTGTTGCTGCTGGTCCTGCAGCTGGTGCTGCTGCCGCAGAAGAAAAAACTTCTTTCGACGTAGTATTGAAGAGCGCTGGTGCAGCTAAACTTCAAGTAGTTAAGGCCGTTAAGGAAGCTTGTGGTCTTGGTTTGAAAGAAGCTAAAGACTTGGTAGACGGTGCTCCTAGCACAGTAAAAGAAGGTTTGGCTAAAGACGAAGCAGAATCATTGAAGAAAACATTGGAAGAAGCTGGAGCTGAAGTTGAACTTAAATAA
- the rplK gene encoding 50S ribosomal protein L11, with the protein MAKEVAGLIKLQIKGGAANPSPPVGPALGSKGINIMEFCKQFNARTQDKAGKILPVIITYYADKSFDFVIKTPPVAIQLLEVAKVKSGSAEPNRKKVAELTWEQVRTIAQDKMVDLNCFTVEAAMRMVAGTARSMGIAVKGEFPVNN; encoded by the coding sequence ATGGCTAAAGAAGTTGCTGGACTAATCAAGTTACAGATTAAAGGAGGCGCTGCAAATCCATCACCTCCCGTTGGACCTGCTTTGGGTTCTAAGGGTATCAATATCATGGAATTTTGCAAGCAATTCAATGCCAGAACCCAAGACAAAGCAGGTAAGATTTTACCTGTTATCATTACTTACTACGCAGATAAGTCTTTCGATTTTGTAATCAAGACTCCTCCCGTTGCTATTCAATTACTTGAAGTAGCTAAGGTAAAGAGTGGTTCTGCTGAGCCTAACCGTAAGAAAGTTGCCGAACTTACTTGGGAACAGGTTCGTACGATTGCTCAGGACAAAATGGTTGACTTAAACTGTTTTACTGTGGAAGCTGCCATGAGAATGGTTGCAGGTACAGCTAGAAGTATGGGTATCGCTGTAAAAGGGGAGTTCCCGGTTAATAATTAA
- the rpoC gene encoding DNA-directed RNA polymerase subunit beta': protein MAFRKENKTKSNFSKISIGLASPEEILENSSGEVLKPETINYRTYKPERDGLFCERIFGPIKDYECHCGKYKRIRYKGIVCDRCGVEVTEKKVRRERMGHIQLVVPVAHIWYFRSLPNKIGYLLGLPTKKLDSIIYYERYVVIQPGVKAEDGVAEYDLLSEEEYLDILDTLPKDNQYLEDNDPNKFVAKMGAEAIYDLLARLDLDALSYELRHRAGNDASQQRKNEALKRLQVVESFRASRGRNKPEWMIVRIVPVIPPELRPLVPLDGGRFATSDLNDLYRRVIIRNNRLKRLIEIKAPEVILRNEKRMLQESVDSLFDNSRKSSAVKTDANRPLKSLSDSLKGKQGRFRQNLLGKRVDYSARSVIVVGPELKMGECGIPKLMAAELYKPFIIRKLIERGIVKTVKSAKKIVDRKEPVIWDILEHVMKGHPVLLNRAPTLHRLGIQAFQPKMIEGKAIQLHPLACTAFNADFDGDQMAVHLPLSNEAILEAQMLMLQSHNILNPANGAPITVPAQDMVLGLYYITKLRAGAKGEGLTFYGPEEALIAYNEGKVDIHAPVKVIVKDLDENGNIVDVMRETSVGRVIVNEIVPPEAGYINTIISKKSLRDIISDVIKVCGVAKAADFLDGIKNLGYQMAFKGGLSFNLGDIIIPEEKEALVQKGYDEVEQVVNNYNMGFITNNERYNQVIDIWTHVNSELSNILMKTISSDDQGFNSVYMMLDSGARGSKEQIRQLSGMRGLMAKPQKAGAEGGQIIENPILSNFKEGLSVLEYFISTHGARKGLADTALKTADAGYLTRRLVDVSHDVIITEEDCGTLRGLVCTDLKNNDEVIATLYERILGRVSVHDIIHPTTGELLVAGGEEITEEIAKKIQESPIESVEIRSVLTCEAKKGVCAKCYGRNLATSRMVQKGEAVGVIAAQSIGEPGTQLTLRTFHAGGTAANIAANASIVAKNNARLEFEELRTVDIVDEMGESAKVVVGRLAEVRFVDVNTGIILSTHNVPYGSTLYVGDGDLVEKGKLIAKWDPFNAVIITEATGKIEFEGVIENVTYKVESDEATGLREIIIIESKDKTKVPTAHILTEDGDLIRTYNLPVGGHVIIENGQKVKAGEVIVKIPRAVGKAGDITGGLPRVTELFEARNPSNPAVVSEIDGEVTMGKIKRGNREIIVTSKTGEVKKYLVALSKQILVQENDYVRAGTPLSDGATTPADILAIKGPTAVQEYIVNEVQDVYRLQGVKINDKHFEIIVRQMMRKVQIDEPGDTRFLEQQVVDKLEFMEENDRIWGKKVVVDAGDSQNMQAGQIVTARKLRDENSMLKRRDLKPVEVRDAVAATSTQILQGITRAALQTSSFMSAASFQETTKVLNEAAINGKVDKLEGMKENVICGHLIPAGTGQREFEKLIVGSKEEYDRILANKKTVLDYNEVE, encoded by the coding sequence ATGGCTTTTAGAAAAGAAAATAAGACGAAAAGTAATTTCTCGAAGATCTCAATTGGTCTGGCTTCTCCGGAAGAAATCCTTGAGAATTCGAGTGGTGAAGTTTTGAAGCCTGAAACCATTAATTACCGTACGTACAAACCCGAACGTGACGGTTTGTTCTGCGAGCGCATTTTTGGTCCTATCAAGGATTATGAATGTCATTGCGGTAAATACAAGCGTATCCGCTATAAAGGTATCGTCTGCGACCGTTGTGGTGTGGAAGTTACTGAAAAGAAAGTACGCCGTGAACGTATGGGACATATCCAGCTGGTTGTGCCGGTGGCTCACATCTGGTATTTCCGTTCGCTTCCTAATAAAATCGGTTATTTGCTCGGATTGCCGACAAAGAAACTGGATTCGATTATATACTACGAACGTTATGTTGTAATTCAGCCAGGTGTGAAAGCTGAAGATGGCGTGGCTGAATATGATTTGCTTTCTGAAGAAGAATATCTGGATATTCTGGATACACTTCCGAAAGATAATCAGTATCTAGAAGATAATGATCCGAACAAGTTTGTTGCAAAGATGGGTGCTGAAGCTATCTATGATTTGCTGGCTCGTTTGGATTTGGATGCTTTGTCTTACGAATTGCGTCACCGTGCCGGTAACGATGCGTCTCAGCAACGTAAGAATGAAGCTTTGAAACGTCTTCAGGTAGTAGAATCATTCCGCGCATCACGTGGACGTAACAAACCGGAATGGATGATCGTACGTATCGTGCCGGTTATTCCGCCCGAACTTCGTCCGTTGGTTCCGTTGGATGGTGGCCGTTTTGCTACGTCTGACTTGAACGACCTTTATCGTCGTGTGATTATTCGTAATAACCGTTTGAAACGACTGATTGAAATTAAGGCTCCGGAAGTAATTTTGCGTAATGAAAAACGTATGCTTCAGGAATCAGTCGATTCTTTGTTTGATAACTCACGTAAGTCAAGTGCTGTGAAGACAGACGCCAACCGTCCGTTGAAGTCATTGTCTGACAGTTTGAAAGGTAAACAGGGACGTTTCCGTCAGAACTTGCTGGGTAAACGTGTTGACTACTCTGCCCGTTCCGTAATCGTCGTTGGTCCGGAATTAAAGATGGGTGAATGTGGTATTCCTAAATTAATGGCAGCCGAATTATATAAGCCGTTTATTATTCGCAAGCTCATCGAACGTGGTATCGTTAAGACTGTTAAGTCTGCAAAGAAAATTGTAGACCGCAAAGAACCGGTTATTTGGGATATCTTGGAACATGTAATGAAAGGACATCCGGTACTGTTGAACCGTGCTCCGACATTGCACCGTTTGGGTATTCAAGCTTTCCAACCTAAAATGATTGAAGGAAAAGCTATTCAGTTGCACCCGTTGGCATGTACGGCATTCAACGCTGACTTTGATGGTGACCAGATGGCTGTTCACTTGCCTTTGAGTAATGAAGCAATTCTTGAAGCACAAATGTTGATGCTTCAATCACATAATATATTGAATCCGGCAAACGGTGCGCCTATTACTGTGCCTGCACAGGATATGGTCCTTGGTTTGTACTACATTACTAAGTTGCGTGCTGGTGCAAAAGGTGAAGGTTTGACATTCTACGGACCGGAAGAAGCTTTGATCGCTTACAATGAAGGTAAGGTAGATATTCATGCTCCGGTGAAGGTTATCGTGAAAGATCTTGATGAAAATGGCAACATTGTAGACGTAATGCGCGAAACTTCAGTAGGACGTGTGATTGTGAATGAAATTGTTCCGCCTGAAGCTGGTTATATCAATACAATTATCTCTAAGAAATCACTTCGTGATATTATTAGTGATGTAATTAAGGTGTGTGGTGTGGCTAAAGCTGCCGACTTCCTGGATGGAATCAAGAACTTAGGTTATCAGATGGCGTTTAAGGGTGGTTTGTCATTCAATTTGGGTGATATCATCATACCGGAAGAAAAAGAAGCTCTGGTGCAGAAAGGTTACGATGAAGTAGAACAAGTCGTAAACAACTATAACATGGGTTTCATTACTAACAATGAACGTTACAATCAGGTGATCGATATCTGGACGCATGTAAACTCCGAGTTGTCTAATATCTTGATGAAGACAATTTCTTCAGATGATCAGGGCTTCAACTCTGTATATATGATGCTTGACTCTGGTGCCCGTGGTTCTAAAGAGCAGATTCGTCAGTTGTCAGGTATGCGTGGTTTGATGGCAAAACCGCAGAAAGCAGGTGCTGAAGGTGGTCAGATTATCGAAAACCCGATTTTGTCGAACTTTAAAGAAGGACTTTCGGTGTTGGAGTACTTTATCTCTACCCACGGTGCTCGTAAGGGTTTGGCGGATACCGCTTTGAAGACTGCTGATGCTGGTTATTTGACTCGTCGTTTGGTGGACGTATCACACGATGTGATTATTACAGAAGAAGATTGCGGTACACTCCGCGGATTGGTTTGTACAGACCTTAAGAATAACGATGAGGTTATTGCTACTCTGTACGAACGTATCTTGGGTCGTGTTTCCGTACATGATATTATTCATCCTACTACAGGCGAATTGCTTGTGGCTGGTGGTGAAGAAATTACGGAAGAAATTGCCAAGAAGATTCAGGAGTCTCCGATTGAGAGTGTTGAAATCCGTTCAGTATTGACTTGTGAAGCTAAGAAGGGTGTTTGTGCTAAATGTTACGGACGTAACTTGGCAACAAGCCGCATGGTTCAGAAGGGAGAAGCTGTTGGTGTTATCGCTGCTCAGTCTATTGGTGAGCCAGGTACACAGTTGACATTGCGTACATTCCACGCCGGTGGTACTGCTGCAAATATTGCAGCTAACGCAAGTATCGTTGCTAAAAATAATGCACGTCTTGAATTTGAAGAGTTGCGTACAGTAGATATCGTTGATGAGATGGGTGAATCTGCAAAAGTGGTAGTAGGTCGTTTGGCTGAAGTACGTTTTGTGGATGTAAATACCGGTATTATTCTTTCTACTCATAACGTACCCTATGGTTCAACACTGTATGTGGGCGACGGTGACTTGGTGGAGAAAGGCAAACTGATTGCTAAATGGGATCCGTTCAATGCTGTTATTATTACAGAAGCAACCGGTAAGATCGAATTTGAGGGCGTGATTGAAAACGTTACTTATAAGGTTGAATCGGATGAAGCAACAGGTCTTCGTGAAATTATTATTATTGAATCCAAAGATAAAACTAAAGTTCCTACAGCTCATATCTTGACAGAGGACGGTGATTTGATCCGTACTTATAACTTGCCGGTAGGTGGTCACGTTATCATCGAGAACGGTCAGAAGGTAAAAGCTGGTGAAGTAATCGTGAAGATTCCGCGTGCCGTAGGTAAGGCGGGTGATATCACGGGTGGTCTTCCTCGTGTTACTGAATTGTTTGAAGCTCGTAACCCGTCAAATCCAGCTGTTGTTTCTGAAATCGACGGTGAGGTGACGATGGGTAAGATCAAACGTGGTAACCGTGAAATCATCGTAACTTCCAAGACAGGCGAGGTTAAGAAATATCTGGTTGCACTGTCTAAGCAGATTCTGGTACAGGAGAATGACTATGTACGTGCTGGTACTCCGTTGTCTGATGGTGCTACTACTCCGGCAGATATCTTGGCAATTAAAGGTCCTACAGCTGTACAGGAATATATCGTGAATGAGGTTCAGGATGTATACCGCTTGCAGGGTGTGAAGATCAATGATAAACATTTCGAGATTATCGTTCGCCAGATGATGCGCAAAGTACAGATTGATGAACCGGGAGATACTCGCTTCCTTGAACAACAAGTTGTAGACAAACTGGAATTTATGGAAGAAAATGATCGTATTTGGGGTAAGAAAGTCGTAGTAGATGCTGGTGATTCTCAAAATATGCAAGCTGGTCAGATTGTAACTGCCCGCAAGTTGCGTGATGAGAATAGTATGTTGAAACGTCGTGACTTGAAACCGGTTGAGGTTCGTGACGCTGTTGCTGCTACCTCTACTCAAATTCTTCAAGGTATCACGCGTGCCGCTTTGCAAACATCAAGCTTTATGTCGGCTGCTTCCTTCCAGGAAACAACGAAAGTCTTGAATGAAGCTGCTATCAATGGTAAGGTCGATAAACTTGAAGGTATGAAGGAAAATGTGATCTGTGGTCACTTGATTCCTGCCGGTACCGGACAGCGTGAGTTTGAGAAGCTTATCGTTGGATCAAAAGAAGAGTATGACCGTATCTTGGCTAACAAGAAAACAGTACTTGACTACAATGAAGTAGAATAA
- the rplJ gene encoding 50S ribosomal protein L10 — MRKEDKSTIIEQIAATVKEYGHFYLVDVTAMNAAATSALRRDCFKSDIKLMLVKNTLLHKALESLEEDFSPLYGSLKGTTAVMFSNTANVPAKLIKDKAKDGIPGLKAAYAEESFYIGADQLDALVSIKSKNEVIADIVALLQSPAKNVISALQSGGNTLHGVLKTLGERPE; from the coding sequence ATGAGAAAGGAAGATAAAAGTACGATTATAGAGCAAATTGCTGCTACAGTAAAGGAATATGGTCACTTCTACTTGGTAGACGTTACAGCTATGAACGCTGCTGCTACCAGTGCATTGAGAAGAGATTGTTTTAAATCAGACATCAAATTGATGTTGGTTAAAAACACGCTGCTTCACAAAGCACTTGAAAGCTTGGAAGAAGACTTTTCACCTCTTTACGGTTCTTTGAAAGGTACTACTGCTGTTATGTTTAGCAATACTGCAAACGTTCCTGCTAAGCTAATCAAAGACAAAGCGAAAGACGGTATTCCCGGACTGAAAGCTGCATATGCAGAAGAAAGCTTCTACATTGGTGCTGATCAATTGGATGCTCTCGTTTCAATCAAGAGTAAGAATGAAGTTATCGCCGATATCGTTGCCCTGTTGCAATCTCCGGCCAAGAATGTTATTTCTGCTCTTCAATCAGGTGGTAACACCCTTCACGGAGTTCTCAAGACTCTTGGTGAACGTCCCGAATAA